A genome region from Paludibacterium sp. B53371 includes the following:
- a CDS encoding acyl-CoA thioesterase has translation MITVPQGAPALRVPVLQDSLDDRGRVRAGWLFGQMDLAAILAGERLAHGPVAAVSVNAFQLQVPLYLGDVLSLYADCLRKGSSSLVLKIVASAERSDGAIVPVTEVIMTYVAVDLQGKSRVIA, from the coding sequence ATGATCACGGTGCCGCAAGGCGCACCTGCTTTGCGGGTGCCAGTGTTGCAGGACAGCCTGGACGATCGCGGCAGAGTCCGTGCCGGCTGGTTGTTCGGTCAGATGGATCTGGCGGCCATTCTGGCCGGTGAGCGTCTGGCGCACGGACCGGTGGCGGCGGTATCGGTCAATGCCTTTCAGCTGCAGGTGCCTTTGTATCTCGGCGATGTGTTGTCACTTTATGCAGATTGCCTGCGCAAGGGTAGTTCTTCGCTGGTTTTGAAGATTGTGGCCTCGGCCGAACGGTCGGATGGCGCCATTGTGCCGGTGACAGAAGTGATCATGACCTATGTGGCGGTCGATTTGCAGGGGAAATCCCGTGTTATCGCCTGA
- a CDS encoding OmpP1/FadL family transporter — protein MRLKLLSLSVMTIGAAALSGQALASGYNFGSQSVSAQGTAHANAAEAADPSTIYYNPAGLSELDGTQMQFGVTAVLPDSSYTDSGSHRFNSGATGLGTSGSATNSSFVPSSVVVPNFYLSHKLDDRFTIGLGVFVPYGAKLNYGTDSVTRYALESINLQSVNFNPSISFKLDEHNSFGFGVSAQYMKASLQKAVDVGTGIFGLGARFGAAAIPGLGGVTGNMLMAAAPGLGDGQVKLDADGWGFGFNLGYLFKLDDHTRFGLAYRSKIRTKLTGTANWDYSNVGGGALSPAVLGIINSGSHLTSSANTTVDTPQSASASFYRDLTDKLAVMSTVTWWGHSAMQNITVNFDRANEGPMTINQNWKDSWTYALGANYKVNDALMLRTGVAYEQSPVPNDNLRHVALPDSDRTWLSLGANYKFDKKQSVDFAYSYIWFKNANVNYVDNCNPAGTTCTGNGETTSGSFKTHMQMIGLAYNYRF, from the coding sequence ATGAGACTCAAGCTTCTTAGTTTGTCGGTAATGACCATCGGCGCCGCGGCACTGTCCGGCCAGGCGCTGGCATCCGGCTATAACTTTGGCTCGCAGAGCGTGTCCGCACAGGGAACGGCACATGCTAACGCTGCAGAAGCAGCGGATCCGTCCACGATTTATTACAACCCGGCTGGCCTGTCCGAGCTTGACGGCACCCAGATGCAATTTGGTGTCACGGCCGTTCTGCCCGACTCCAGCTACACCGACTCCGGTTCCCATCGCTTCAACAGTGGTGCGACTGGCCTTGGCACCAGCGGCAGCGCGACCAACAGCTCTTTTGTGCCCTCTTCGGTGGTGGTGCCAAACTTCTATCTGAGCCACAAGCTCGATGATCGATTCACCATCGGTCTCGGGGTGTTCGTGCCTTATGGTGCCAAGCTGAATTATGGCACCGACAGCGTGACGCGCTACGCACTGGAAAGCATCAACCTGCAGTCGGTGAACTTTAATCCGTCGATTTCTTTCAAGCTGGACGAGCACAATAGCTTTGGCTTTGGTGTGTCGGCTCAGTATATGAAGGCCTCGCTGCAAAAAGCCGTGGATGTGGGTACTGGTATTTTCGGTCTAGGTGCCCGATTTGGTGCCGCAGCCATTCCCGGGCTGGGCGGGGTGACCGGCAATATGCTGATGGCCGCTGCTCCGGGGCTGGGCGACGGTCAGGTCAAGTTGGATGCTGATGGCTGGGGCTTCGGCTTTAACCTGGGTTATCTGTTCAAGCTGGACGATCACACCCGTTTCGGCCTGGCATATCGCTCCAAGATCCGCACCAAGTTGACCGGCACCGCCAACTGGGATTACAGCAATGTCGGCGGCGGGGCGTTGTCACCGGCTGTTCTGGGGATCATTAACTCCGGGTCACACCTGACCTCTTCGGCCAATACCACCGTGGATACGCCGCAGTCGGCATCGGCCAGCTTCTACCGCGACCTGACCGACAAGCTGGCGGTGATGAGCACTGTGACCTGGTGGGGCCACTCGGCGATGCAGAACATCACCGTGAACTTTGATCGCGCCAATGAAGGTCCGATGACCATCAACCAGAACTGGAAGGACAGCTGGACCTACGCCCTGGGCGCCAATTACAAGGTCAACGATGCCCTGATGCTGCGTACCGGTGTGGCTTACGAACAAAGTCCGGTACCGAATGACAATCTGCGCCATGTGGCTTTGCCGGACAGTGACCGTACCTGGTTGTCGCTGGGTGCCAATTACAAGTTCGACAAGAAGCAGTCGGTGGACTTCGCCTACAGCTATATCTGGTTCAAGAATGCCAATGTCAATTATGTTGACAATTGCAACCCGGCTGGGACCACTTGTACCGGTAACGGCGAAACCACTTCGGGTTCGTTCAAGACCCATATGCAAATGATCGGTCTGGCGTACAACTATCGCTTCTAA